The Clostridiaceae bacterium HFYG-1003 genome includes a window with the following:
- a CDS encoding NUDIX hydrolase, translating to MKEIIKKQEQVFQGDFLKVDRVLVELPNGREGIRDIVRHPGAVAVLAINDEDEILLEYQYRTALDEVILEIPAGKVDPAEDRTAAAHRELEEETGFSARSMEYLGDVALAAGYSDEKISLYLARGLSEGQEHRDEDEFLEWEFVPRSQVLEWIRTNQIQDSKTICAMFYLSLREF from the coding sequence ATGAAAGAAATTATCAAAAAGCAGGAACAGGTATTTCAAGGGGATTTCCTGAAGGTGGATCGCGTGCTGGTGGAACTTCCCAATGGACGGGAAGGGATCCGGGACATTGTCCGCCATCCGGGGGCGGTGGCAGTTCTTGCCATCAATGACGAGGATGAAATTCTGCTGGAGTACCAGTACCGGACTGCTTTAGACGAAGTCATCCTGGAGATTCCGGCCGGCAAGGTTGATCCGGCGGAAGACCGGACGGCGGCCGCTCACCGGGAACTGGAAGAAGAAACCGGGTTCTCAGCCCGGTCCATGGAATACCTGGGGGATGTGGCCCTGGCTGCCGGATATTCAGATGAGAAAATCTCGCTTTACCTGGCCCGCGGACTCTCCGAGGGCCAGGAACACCGCGATGAAGACGAGTTCCTCGAGTGGGAATTTGTTCCACGGTCCCAGGTCCTGGAATGGATCCGTACCAATCAGATTCAGGATTCCAAGACCATCTGCGCCATGTTCTATCTGAGCCTGCGTGAGTTCTAA
- a CDS encoding DNA-3-methyladenine glycosylase 2 family protein, which produces MTQITPSPVFPYGPKEIEELARRDERLAQAIRRIGLIQRPIVPDLFEALISSIVSQQIAKKAYETVWNRLKTLTGPVTARNILSLDRDRIKACGLSYKKTDWILTIAGQVDSGELDLTQLHDLPDEEVIRRLSQLPGIGRWTAEMLLIFSLQRPDVLSYGDLAIRRGIQTLYRMEALTKAQFEEIRRRLSPYNSIASLYFWELSHEPIPSAAVAQQDQGSPGATE; this is translated from the coding sequence ATGACGCAGATCACTCCATCTCCGGTCTTTCCTTACGGCCCCAAGGAAATCGAAGAGCTGGCCCGCAGGGATGAACGCCTGGCTCAGGCCATCCGGCGAATCGGCCTCATTCAGCGGCCGATTGTTCCGGACCTGTTCGAAGCCCTGATCTCTTCCATTGTCAGCCAGCAAATTGCCAAAAAAGCTTATGAAACGGTCTGGAACAGACTGAAGACTCTGACAGGGCCGGTTACCGCCCGGAATATCCTGTCCCTGGATCGCGATCGCATCAAAGCCTGCGGACTTTCCTACAAAAAGACGGACTGGATCCTGACCATTGCCGGACAGGTTGATTCAGGGGAACTGGACCTGACTCAGCTCCACGACCTGCCGGATGAAGAAGTAATCCGCCGGTTGAGTCAGCTGCCCGGAATCGGCCGCTGGACGGCCGAAATGCTCCTGATCTTCTCCCTGCAGCGGCCGGATGTCTTGAGCTACGGTGATCTTGCCATTCGCCGGGGCATTCAGACCCTCTACAGGATGGAAGCCCTGACCAAAGCCCAGTTCGAAGAAATCCGCAGACGTCTCTCCCCTTACAACTCCATCGCATCCCTCTACTTTTGGGAACTGTCCCATGAACCGATTCCATCCGCTGCGGTCGCCCAACAAGACCAGGGTTCACCAGGTGCCACGGAATGA